AGTTTGTCTTATTAGCTTGATATTTTGTCCCTGCTTAAACTGGCGCATCTTAAAGTGATCGGGCAGAGATGTGGCATAAAGCATTGGAGTTCATGAAACATCATGACTCTCCTCAGTCAGAATTTTCCGGAATCCTTTTCCTTGCATGTAGGAATGGAGAGTTTTCAGCTCATCCATGACCCTCTCCTGGACATGCACAGTACTGACCTTTAAATTAAGCAGATAGAGTTAGTAAGAATGCGCAATGAGAGGTCTTATGAGTCGTTCAGCTAGTTATTACTAATACTTACTTTGTCATGAGCATTCTTCAGTTTTTGCAACTGTATGACTGCAAGCTGATACGGGGTCATGTCTTTCTGTGAAGTCGGATTGTAGTACGCATATGTGATTTAATCACTTTAAAGTACTGTTATTTGCAAACAttgaacatttatttgaaatatttaccaTTGTGGGGACGGCTGTAGATGTATTATTTTGTGTGTCCGCATTGTTATATAGCTTgttgcattgattttttttctgaaacaaaGAAGTAAAGTTGATTGGTGCAGACCAAGTGAACATCCTAAATTTTTATTTAGAAGCTAAACCAATATTTTGCTTCATATTAAAGTAAGATCAAAAATAGTTTAAGGGAATGCTGAAACCTATAGCCTGAAAAGTATAATGGCTCATGTTAATGCTGCCTCTATAGCAGTGCACAGAAGAAGACTAAAAACAGCTATGTGATTGGCTAAGCTGTGCTCATGTGactaaattaagttttttttccagTGGTAAATAATACAGGCATTTTTATCTacttatatagtaaaaaaatctCTGGTTAGTAATTGGTAAGTAATTGCTAGCATTGTTAATTAGCATGCTGCTAGAAagaccaatcagacaattccttagccactataaataccttaaGTTCCATTTAACAGTCatctttgttttaaataaacCCCCTTTCCACCCCGACtcttcctcctttcctagatgggtggcacggtggcccagtggttagcactgttgcctcacagcaagaacgtcactggttctagtccttaccaagccagccgacgtttctgtgcggagtttacacgttctccccgtgcacacgtgggtttcccctttccccgggttccccggtttccttccactgtccaaaaacatgcaacttaagttaattgactaatccaaatcggcaccatagaaaTGCTCCTAGTAagaagttatctcttaagagcaatcaccatctgttcattagctactccAGCAAGGTacttctcgagatctacctgacaCTCCCTTCTACACTGAAACTCCCTTCACGCCTTGCAAATGGAAGGGAGCCCCGcactcgaggatcttatgagctcagggctctctcctgggacagcatgccaaacaggctttataatcaatcatcagctaagtgtgaactcttgaagctaCAATAAGCTAACTTTAGCTAAAACAGTTTAGTTAGGTCAATTCTTGAGGTAATACAGCTGTGGCATGCGGACATCAATATAGTATAACATTTGTGATACTGTACAACAATAACgactattttttttacattgcttaAGGGCTATAGGTTTACGGTTAAAGTAGGGGTAGACCTTAATAAAACACAACGTAATGTGTCATTTAATACATAAGATAAATAATTCTTCTAAACTTATGACCTGAGCcatatcccttctagcaacaaccttcTTGATAGTTGTATCAGTAAAGAAAAGGGTTGTTCTATTGTATTTTCTCTCTCTGAGATACAATTACAGCATTCAGTGATACTGTCGTGATACTCAGTGAAACGGTTCATTCAGGAAAATTGAAAGTGCTAACCTTAGAAAGGCAGTTTTTGAGTTGAAACATAATGTTTATAAGCTCATGATGGTGGTTGATGTTTTCTGTTTGATGGACAGACGACTTCGCCTCCGTTCTAATGAGAACATCTTGAAACAGGTCGATGACCTTTAGCAGGACACAGCTGTGAAGAGTTTTCTGATGGAAGAAAATGATACAGTTCAGTTTACACTCAATTTGATACCACCAGAAATGTAGAAAATGTGATAGAATGCCACCAAAAAGTTTCCTGAGGTAATCTGGATTGTGTTTCTGTAGCCACAAGATAATGTAGAAGTGAAATAGACATGCATATGGCAGGTGTAAAAGCATTCTTTATGGTTTGGGATTAGGCCTATATATGACCTTATTAGAGATTTGACTCTTAACATACTTCCCAATTTATCTGATTTTCAAATATATAATGATTTAGTAACTCATAGAAGTATAATACGATAAGCCATGAATTGACATCCGATAATGCCCTTTACCTTTTTCCGAATTTTGTCAAAGTAACTGTGCCTCAGGAGGATCTTCTCACCATCTTCAACGATCTGAAGGAATAATTCAAACATTCACCAACTTAAATATTCAAAGTCTTCAGCTACTACACTAATCCCAAACATAAACAGCTTTTCTGTATGAGATTATTCCCATGGCCACATCACTTTCACTTTGCCTTTTAGTTTTATAACACTTTGCATGTGATCAGTGCGTGATTTAAACTGTAATACTCTATAATTAAGTATGATCATTTGTACTTACCATATCTTTGCTGACATGCTCTACCATTTTCGGCAACAAGCTCAAATCAAAGCAAGGTTTCTTGATGATGCATTTCACATCTTGGGATATCATCATGCATTCACGTATAGGAATGCTGAGCATTAGGATAAAGTAAAAACACTGCAGTGCGCTTGCCATACTCAGTCCCAGAGTGACAAAATGAAAGTATCTCAACGGTGGTCCGGCTGAGAAACCTGTCTCATTCCTTTTCTTCCTTCTTTTGCTTCTCTCCGCTTCTCACCTTTGTATTTATTCTAGTTTCCTGGTGACGTCAGCAAAGTACTACTCTTTGTTCCAAAAAAAGACAGGTGATCATATCAGACGGCTGAATAATAGTATAATCCAAGCATTGTATCTCTATCCACTGGGATCATGTGTGGGTTTAGATTGCCACTACAGAACTACTAAGTTTTCTAGTTGCTTCATGCTTTTCAaggcagctaaaataaaacaaacgacCACAAAATTGTATCACATCGATATAATGAGGTCATGACATTTGTGCGGCTTGAGGATGTCCCAGATTCAAAATCTTGAAGCAAACCACAGTCTTGGTCAAGAAAAGTTCATTATGGGTGGCAAAAATGGTgccattataattataattataaataagacaatacaaaaaatgtatgctATATTTGGTTTAACACTCTATGGTTACAATTAAAGAAATAGATAACTAGAGGATAATCAACTATTAAAGTGATAAGTGGTCTCTAATGGAAACTTAAGGGGAATTCAAAATCTAGGCCACTTTCCAAAATCATCTCAtctcattcttttttgttgttttgttttttgaggtCAGAATCATCAAAGCTAGCATTCGTTACTTTGTCACGTTATAATAGTAGGGACTTTTTATTTCAACTaaacttgtttaattttatttatgtttgataatataatatgatgattAAGTCGGAAAGATCTTTTTTTTATCATCACTGAATTTATTTCTTTCATATATTTTAGACAAATTATTAAAGATATGTATAGTGGTTTTGTTCCAGAAGGTAACATCTAACATGCATAATTACctcaaaaatatttgcaataaatgTCCAATGAAAGCAAACATAGCAAATCCAACTGCAGTATGATCAAAATATAACAATTACGCGTAAACGTGGTGGGAATCCGACTTGAGGTGTGTATGTTATGGCTTCTTATATTGCCTGAAAGTTGTCTTCTTAATTACATGGGTTTGTCACAGAACCTGCTTGGTGGAATATCCACATGACGTAGCATAAGCATGCCACAAACTAACGTAACAGCGCTATTACATCatacaaaatgtacaaaagtaacaCGAAGagtatttttgcatataaaatgaATGAGTGCTTTGTTAGGACATCGGCAGAGGAAGCACATGGCTAGTTTGTATGATTATACATGATGGAAATAAAACGTCTAAAAAGTAACAGATAATGTTACTTATAAACATGTTATAGTGTGTTGAAAATCAtatttatgataaaataataactGAAATTATCCTCCTGACCATATTTCAGTGAATCCTAACCCATACCTAAACGTAACAGCATGTTACTTACTATAATAAGCCTTAATTTAGATGTTTATCCGAGGCACAAGACATAGTGGATAGTGAGTTTGATTCATTAATTGATACTAATCAATATGACTCTGAGTTGGCAAATATATTAAATAGAGATATTCATGACTCTTGTCACAAAGAAAACATTATCTTACAGGTTTGTCCACATTGTTAGTGCTCACATTATACAAGGAGGCTTGCCTTTAAGTCAAATGTTGTCATCGAAACTTCTAATTATACACTTATTTGTCCATAAAAAAGAATTATTAAAGATCAGCAGATGGTAAGATGTGTACCTGCGTGTGCAATCCCCACAAAGGGGTGGGGGAGAGGAAGGGGGGGGATTTCCATAGACTTATCCTCACTTCATCATTGATACAATTGTTTCTTTGAAATGTGGGTCAGTGTAAACAGGATGCAGTTTGAGCTGCTTAAAGATGAAAGCAATCACACCTTTGTGAACTGGCACATATAAAACAAACATCATAAGGCTCCTCAGGCTTTATTACATCTTAAAGATGAACGTGTGTGTCTGAAACGTGAGAGTATACAAATTATGAgtaattcatttcattttccttccaCTGTGGAAAAAATGAAGCCAAAACGTCTTACACATGGCACTTGTCATTTTGTGCTGATTACGTCATTAGTCAGTTCGCCTACTTTTTAATGAAAACTATACATTTGCACTTCAGTAACTATATGTGTCTGTGAAAATTAAGGCAATATTTGATAGCTTTAAAACCTAAGCATGGTGAAGTTTCTAAGTAGATGATAGTAAATATGATATCAAATTTCCTGCATTGATAATACAGGCATTGGCCCTGAAAGGCAGTGTTAGAAATATGGATTTTATTGCCAAGTTTTGTATTATCTTGTTTACATTGTAAACTGGTTTAATACTTCAAAAGGCAGTCAAGCATGCATTTAAGCTAGTAGATTTCACAATGTAAACACCCATGTACTGATTCATTAGTACTTGTgtgacagtatatatatatatatatatgtgtatgataATATCAAAAGGGAAAAGTCTCTTGACCTGATGATTTGAGTGCTTGTTAATTTGCAAGTATAGAAGCAGTCATGCATCTTGGCTTCAAATTTGTGATTGGATCGCTGAAAATATATGCTAATACTAGGTTAAACAGTGTCATAAATAGAGGTAGTGTTATTAGATACAGTATTACCATTTGATTGGACAAACCATAATTTCCCTTCAACGCTGCATCAAATATCGACGCTATAAGACTTTAACAGTCGCGAAGTGTTCCCATAGCATCGATCGAAGTCCGCTGAAAGGGAACGTCCCAGGTTATCACTGTAAAAATGGTTCTACGGGGGCAACAAAACGTTGCATCAAGTGTTGACGCAATGGGAACACTTCTTGATTGTTGAATTCCCATATCGTCAATATTTGACACAGTTTTAAAGTTCCCTGAAGGTGAACTCTGCAGTTCAGGATGACTCATCCATATGGCACCCATTTTTTTTCCACTAGTGCTCTCTTAAAGCTCACAATTCAAACTAAAACCACAATTTCTTTTCCCCATATATTCTCAATGATTGAAACCGCAAACACAACTTGTTTACAGAAACAATGCTTGCTTATGTTTCGCTTACATGTTGCTAAAATAAAAAGGTGTTGCATAGCTTTCCCACAGTGGCATATTTCAGCCTTTCATTCCATTCCATTTCTGTGCAATAAGCAATTTTTACTTTATTACTTTCGATATGTTGACATCTTGTCTGCACCAGACAGAAGCACCAAAGTGCAACATGTCaagtcaaatcaaacaaaatacatTGCGTTTTCTACATTGGACACATCACACACCACCACCGACAGTAAACAAATGTCAATTTGGATGCGTCTTGATATATTATGTCTGTAAATGGTCAAATGGTTTTGCAACATTTGCTTTCCAGTGCAGACAAGCTCAATTTACATGCCTAAATAACGCCTgccttgtttgtttgcttgtttgttaagCTGCCCACAAGATtactacatttaataaaatatattaaaaaaattaaaaatgccaaAGCACCTACTCTAAAGCcttatatttaaacatatattcaATAGAGGCCAAAGATGGTATCAATATCAGTGACCACCTGCAGCATGGTCactaaaagcaaaaaacaaacaaatataaaactgtgGGCGAGTTCTTAGTGCATTTGTTTAGTCGCACATCTGTGGACGTTCTTCTTACTGTTCACCTGATTAAAGTGAAATTAACCtggctgaaacacacacaaatccCTTTTCAGTGATTTTTGAAACTGCAGTAAAAGCTGATATATCCTTTAATGGATAGGTTAATGACTTTTAAATCAATACAGACATGAATCCTAACCATGATTAGATTCATTATGTTTTCAAAGACATTGAGGAGCAGCAAGAAATCACAGATGCTGTTCAAGTTTTCTCATTCTCTATCATATAGAAGAGCCATAGTTTGAACGATTACAATTTATCCATAGAGTGCTACATGTACAACATACATATGTTGATACGTTTGGATTAAGTACATTTGTTGCTGTCTCCAAGTTTGATTGTGATGGTTTGCTCCGCTTATCACAGGACTGTTTTATGTTGGACTGTTGTTATTATTTCAGGGTATATTAAGCAAGAGGATCCAGTAAATGTTTGAAACTTTAGTAAAACCAAAGTCAACTTTTTGCCCTATTGAAAGTTTACTAATTCATATAGATTTGATGTTAATGAAAATCATGAGCAGATAAGAAGCTTGAGATTATTTAATTTAcgacattattaattttattctattAGCGCAATGGATATTTTGCCATAATCTACAGCTTAAATAGCTAGTGAGACTAGCCAACCACCTTAGCATTAAACTAACATTAAACCTGAATAAACCTGCTTGAAGCGGCACGGAAATTCAGAAAGTCAATTTAAAGAGCTTCTGGTTTTGTTCCCACTGCTATTCATTGACACGAATAGTGTCGACAAATTAAACAAAAGCCACCCTACTAAACAAGTTCTTGGTTTTCCCCCTgtgaaaaaataagtgtaaaaattTCCTACTTTTTTAAGGAAGTCGCAGTGAAACCTTAGATGAAAAAATCTGTGTTGTCGTGTACAGTAGTTGCTATAATACACTGCATTGTGAATGAGATAGGTAGCTTCACCTGCAGTCAAACCAGTTCAATGAcattctgtatgtatgtgtgtgtgtgtgtgtgtgtgtgtgtgtgtgtgtgtgtgtgtgtgtgtgtgtgtgtgtgtgtgtgtgtgtgtgtgcttgtgtggcATCTGGAAACATAATTGTTTccttagaaattattttaattatctttGCCATTTTTGCAggtttttcctattttttttttatttttattttttttagcatgaaaagattatgtgttttttttttttatttgtttgatgttTGGTTCTTAACACATTGGCTTTTGCTATGTATTTCCTGATTTTACTGTTTGACTGGGGTAATGGGTTATTTTACTTTCAGTGTGGGTGGCGGTGGCACTTTTATGCTAATGAGACTGATGACAAAGTGTTTCAGAGGCTGAGGAAGATGGAGATGTTTCTGTGCCTAGCAAACACATGTCTTGGTTGTATATAGTATAAATATAGTAAAAAGACGGCCAAAAGTCAAGTTAATCagcacaaaaattattttaaaaaatgcatttatttagtcATAGACTTTACCAAATTTGAACATGCTTCAAAAAACATGCTTCCATTGTCaaaatttttcaaataaataagaacaaataaataatgtcagttacaatattttcaagaaacgtataaaaaattaataaatagaataaataacaaaactaatTTCACACCATTTTAGGCACTGATCAACCTCTATTTAGACTTTTGCTTCTTGATGCTTTAGCCTGCCGTCTCTTGCGTTCTTTATTCTTTAAGTTTTTCAGGAGTGTTGCTTCTCTATAGACACGCTTCAGCTCAAACAAAGCCTTTCGCTGGACGATCGGGTCGTTTTCCTGCAATTGCAAAGCATTTGATTAGTGACATGCCTTTGTGATGTTAAAGAGGCATATTTATCTTTTACcttctaagtaaaaaaaaataaattcaaacaagTGCTTTTTCTTTTATAGCATATTACAttatgcattgtaaaaaaaaaaggtattttcaaAAAGCCTAAAACCAAAACCAAACCTTCATTACACGGGTTTAGATGTCAAACTCCTTTTGTGTGGTTAACATAGGCAGCCTTTTAACCAAGGTTGCATTCAAACTATAGTGTTAAATCAGTTATATGAAGTAAAAATGTCCTCTATTTTTTAGCTGTGCTAATGCAGACTTTGGAATTTTCATTGATGCATTAATAcaaatgcatgtaaaaatatGCTTTGgggaataaataaaatgcaagaaaataattatatgtttaaaaaaataaagcatattttgtgttactgtattttagaatatatatttaacatgcatgtcatttttcattattatatattatatgtttcattattatatatattatatatgtaatgtttatttttccccaatttctgtttattgtagagaagattttttatacacatttctaaacataatagttttaataactcatttctaataactgatttattttatctttgccatgatgacagtaaataatatttgattagatatttttcaagacacttctatacagcttaaagtgacatttaaaggcttaactaggttaattaggttaactaagcaggttagggtaattaggcaatttattgtataatgatggtttgttctgtagagtattgaaaaatatatagcttaaaggggctaaaaattttgaccttaaaatgtttttttttaaactcaaaatatttttttaaaactcaaaataaaacaaataagactttctccagaagaaaaaatattatcagacatactgtgaaaatgtccttgctcttaaatataatttgggaaatgtttaaaaaatttaaataaaatcaataatatatatatatatatatattgagttaTATTgagttatataattaatatagtattttttgaACTAACAACTTTTTCTCAATTCACTTTCCATTGGTATGTGTGGCCTTTCTATATATGTTAGAAAGGCCATGTCAAGCTATGATGTTCAATACTTTTTGTTGTCAAGTTTGTTTTCACAGAATTTGCAACTATTCTCTCACCTTGATCGCCCATAGCGTTTCTGCATACGTCCTGAGCTCTGCACTCTTGCCTGGAAAGTAGCTTTCTTGCAGCTTTTTCAAATGCTCTTGAACATGTGCCAGCCTCTCCTTTGTAGCTTCATCCACGCTGTCATTCTGCATGCGAGTGAATATCCTACTGTATGTGTCCATTACAATGCTCATCAGTAGATTCTGCTCACTTTCCTGCCCCCCAAAGAAAACAACAAGCTTGACTACACCGCGTGTACAACACAGGAAATGCATAATAGGATGTGTCAAAACAATGTGCCCTTTGGCTCAGAAAGGTAAGGCTTATGCTAACTCATATAGATGCTTAAGGCCTAAATACTAGGCCGTTGTGCTGTTGCACGAGGCTATTTACCTCAAGATTCACCTTTAAATCTTTCAGGATTCGCAGGAAGATGGGGTGTGCATTATGTAGCTGAGAATCTTCTTTAATCTGGAAGAAATTAAAAGGTCATCGTTTACATAGGTTACTGATTTAGACATCTGGCATCATTTCAAGATCACAACTCAATCAGATAAATACGTTTATTGCGATTATCATACCACATCTGAAACTCCACCTACAGACTAGACATGTTTCTCCATGCCCAAAGGTTTCAGTCTATATGGATGTCAGACTTTACTTCCTGTTTTCTGCCAAACTACCTCTTAACCAATCGCAGTAAAAGTTGACTCGTTTTTAAAGCCAGGATTTCCAATCTTGAAGGCCGTATCCCAATCAATACACCTTACTTAAATCTATCTTACTTTCTTATATCTAGAGGATATCTATCTACCAGTTAACCTTATAGATTTACTTCACTTTCTGTCTGCGATGTGGCGTACGATGGAAATCCAGCCATACTTACATAGTAAGCTTTGAGCTCTTCGATGCTCTTGTCTAGGTTCTCGGGCACACTGGCTTCACTGTATGTCATCCATCCCGAAAACAGCAAACATACTCCCCAGGCAAAGCCCATCATGTGTTGCGCAATCATAGTCCTTTTTAGTTGAAGGCGTtcgctaaagttagagttgagcCAAAGTTGCCTTTTCACGCTGTCTCACGACACC
The Danio rerio strain Tuebingen ecotype United States chromosome 4, GRCz12tu, whole genome shotgun sequence genome window above contains:
- the si:ch211-266a5.12 gene encoding uncharacterized protein isoform X1, whose translation is MASALQCFYFILMLSIPIRECMMISQDVKCIIKKPCFDLSLLPKMVEHVSKDMIVEDGEKILLRHSYFDKIRKKKTLHSCVLLKVIDLFQDVLIRTEAKSSVHQTENINHHHELINIMFQLKNCLSKKKNQCNKLYNNADTQNNTSTAVPTMKDMTPYQLAVIQLQKLKNAHDKVSTVHVQERVMDELKTLHSYMQGKGFRKILTEESHDVS
- the si:ch211-266a5.12 gene encoding uncharacterized protein isoform X2; this encodes MASALQCFYFILMLSIPIRECMMISQDVKCIIKKPCFDLSLLPKMVEHVSKDMKTLHSCVLLKVIDLFQDVLIRTEAKSSVHQTENINHHHELINIMFQLKNCLSKKKNQCNKLYNNADTQNNTSTAVPTMKDMTPYQLAVIQLQKLKNAHDKVSTVHVQERVMDELKTLHSYMQGKGFRKILTEESHDVS
- the ifng1 gene encoding interferon gamma 1 precursor is translated as MIAQHMMGFAWGVCLLFSGWMTYSEASVPENLDKSIEELKAYYIKEDSQLHNAHPIFLRILKDLKVNLEESEQNLLMSIVMDTYSRIFTRMQNDSVDEATKERLAHVQEHLKKLQESYFPGKSAELRTYAETLWAIKENDPIVQRKALFELKRVYREATLLKNLKNKERKRRQAKASRSKSLNRG
- the ifng1 gene encoding interferon gamma isoform X1, which encodes MIAQHMMGFAWGVCLLFSGWMTYSEASVPENLDKSIEELKAYYIKEDSQLHNAHPIFLRILKDLKESEQNLLMSIVMDTYSRIFTRMQNDSVDEATKERLAHVQEHLKKLQESYFPGKSAELRTYAETLWAIKENDPIVQRKALFELKRVYREATLLKNLKNKERKRRQAKASRSKSLNRG